A single genomic interval of Mycolicibacterium sp. MU0053 harbors:
- a CDS encoding acyl-CoA dehydrogenase family protein — protein sequence MTETVIATETETSESVQEFAARARSWLAANMPSIDPEKPPFSVRAEAESWERAKELQQRLYKGGFAGICFPREYGGLGLDFAYQQAFNAEARSYEMPLILNTPSFTICAATILDMGSEDQKRTRISAAIRGEEILVQLLSEPSGGSDLAGVITRADRRGDKWIINGAKTWSTSAFAGDYGLMLARTDWTVPKHAGLTMFLVPLNAPGITMRRIKEVNGNEEFCEEFFDGLELDDDAVVGAVNDGWTVATRQLHHERRAVGGGSEFASGTGAENANEMPPDHIGLAEATGQGDDPRVQELAGRALVRRAVKNHLIEHVSRSIANGSLPANAGTLIRLFHAETTELEVDTALAIAGTAGVVDEGSDGNPDLAGLLDIGVRYLSRQTGSLGGGSSEMARNVIGERVLGFPREAAADRGVPFNEVKRGRS from the coding sequence ATGACCGAAACCGTGATCGCGACCGAGACCGAGACCAGCGAATCGGTCCAGGAGTTCGCCGCCCGCGCCCGGTCCTGGCTGGCCGCGAACATGCCGAGCATCGATCCCGAGAAGCCGCCGTTTTCGGTACGCGCCGAGGCCGAATCCTGGGAGCGCGCAAAGGAACTGCAGCAACGCCTGTACAAGGGCGGCTTCGCCGGCATCTGCTTCCCGCGCGAATACGGCGGGCTCGGACTGGATTTCGCCTATCAGCAGGCATTCAACGCCGAGGCCCGCTCGTACGAGATGCCGCTGATCCTCAACACGCCGTCGTTCACGATCTGCGCGGCGACCATCCTCGACATGGGCAGCGAGGACCAGAAGCGGACGCGGATCTCGGCCGCGATCCGCGGTGAAGAGATCCTGGTCCAGCTGCTGTCGGAGCCCAGCGGCGGTTCCGACCTCGCCGGGGTGATCACCCGCGCCGACCGTCGGGGTGACAAGTGGATCATCAACGGCGCCAAGACCTGGAGCACCAGCGCGTTCGCGGGTGACTACGGCCTGATGCTGGCCCGCACCGACTGGACCGTGCCCAAGCACGCGGGGCTGACAATGTTCCTGGTGCCCCTGAACGCTCCCGGCATCACCATGCGTCGCATCAAGGAGGTCAACGGCAACGAGGAGTTCTGCGAAGAGTTCTTCGACGGTCTGGAACTCGACGACGACGCCGTTGTCGGCGCGGTCAACGACGGTTGGACCGTCGCCACCCGTCAGCTGCACCATGAGCGGCGCGCGGTCGGCGGCGGCTCGGAATTCGCCAGCGGCACCGGCGCCGAGAACGCCAACGAGATGCCGCCGGACCATATCGGGTTGGCCGAGGCGACCGGGCAGGGTGATGACCCGCGCGTCCAGGAACTCGCGGGCCGCGCGCTGGTGCGCCGGGCCGTCAAGAACCACCTCATCGAGCACGTCTCACGCTCGATCGCCAACGGATCGCTGCCGGCGAACGCCGGAACGCTGATCCGGCTGTTCCACGCCGAGACCACCGAACTCGAGGTCGATACCGCGCTGGCCATCGCCGGCACCGCGGGTGTGGTCGACGAGGGCAGCGACGGAAACCCCGACCTGGCGGGCCTGCTGGACATCGGCGTGCGCTACCTGTCGCGGCAGACCGGCTCGCTGGGTGGCGGCAGCAGCGAGATGGCGCGCAACGTCATCGGGGAACGGGTGCTGGGCTTCCCCCGGGAGGCCGCCGCCGACCGCGGCGTCCCGTTCAACGAGGTCAAACGCGGCCGTTCCTGA
- the urtA gene encoding urea ABC transporter substrate-binding protein, with protein MPSSSRPYLRKSAVAAGTLVCATALTLAGCGSRATDSAGPSAGGGAESCVDTSGSAVKVGSLNSLSGTMAISEVTVRDAILLAVEQINAEGGVLGKQIEIVGEDGASEPTVFAEKAEKLIKNDCVAAVFGGWTSSSRKAMLPVFEGNDALLYYPVQYEGLESSDNIFYTGATTNQQIVPALDYLKEKGVTSLYLVGSDYVFPQTANRIIRAYAEANGMEIRGEDYTPLGSTDFSTIINKVRAAGAGAVFNTLNGDSNVAFFKEYTNAGLTPDQMPVISVSIAEEEVKGIGAQNIDGQLTAWNYYQTVDTPENQAFVKAFQDKFGADRVTSDPMEAAYVSVYLWKNTVEKANSFDVKAIQDNADGVSFAAPEGLVTIDGDNNHITKTARIGEIRPDGLIYPTWESPGPIEPDPYLASYPWAAGLSG; from the coding sequence ATGCCCAGCTCTTCGCGTCCTTATCTGAGAAAGTCGGCTGTTGCCGCGGGAACGCTCGTCTGCGCCACCGCCCTGACCCTGGCCGGTTGCGGCAGCAGAGCCACCGACTCGGCGGGGCCGTCCGCGGGTGGCGGCGCCGAATCATGCGTGGACACCAGCGGTTCCGCGGTCAAGGTCGGCTCCTTGAACTCGCTGTCGGGCACCATGGCGATCTCCGAGGTCACCGTCCGTGATGCGATCCTGCTGGCCGTCGAGCAGATCAACGCCGAGGGCGGCGTGCTGGGCAAGCAGATCGAAATCGTCGGCGAGGACGGCGCATCGGAGCCGACGGTGTTCGCCGAGAAGGCCGAGAAACTGATCAAGAACGACTGTGTGGCCGCGGTGTTCGGCGGCTGGACCTCGTCGAGCCGCAAGGCGATGCTGCCGGTCTTCGAGGGCAACGACGCGCTGTTGTACTACCCGGTGCAGTACGAGGGACTGGAGTCCAGCGACAACATCTTCTACACCGGCGCCACCACCAATCAGCAGATTGTCCCCGCCCTGGACTACCTCAAGGAGAAGGGCGTGACCTCGCTGTACCTGGTGGGCAGCGACTATGTGTTCCCGCAGACCGCCAACCGCATCATCCGGGCCTACGCCGAGGCCAACGGCATGGAGATAAGGGGCGAGGACTACACGCCGCTGGGCTCGACCGACTTCTCCACGATCATCAACAAGGTCCGGGCCGCCGGCGCCGGCGCGGTGTTCAACACCCTCAACGGCGATTCCAACGTCGCGTTCTTCAAGGAGTACACCAACGCCGGACTGACCCCGGACCAGATGCCGGTGATCTCGGTGTCGATCGCCGAGGAAGAGGTCAAGGGCATCGGCGCGCAGAACATCGACGGTCAGCTGACCGCGTGGAACTACTACCAGACCGTCGACACCCCGGAGAATCAGGCGTTCGTCAAGGCCTTCCAGGACAAGTTCGGCGCCGACCGGGTCACCTCCGACCCGATGGAGGCCGCCTACGTGTCGGTCTATCTGTGGAAGAACACCGTCGAGAAGGCGAACTCCTTCGACGTCAAGGCAATCCAGGACAACGCCGACGGGGTGAGCTTCGCCGCGCCGGAGGGCCTGGTGACCATCGACGGGGACAACAACCACATCACCAAGACCGCCCGCATCGGCGAGATCCGACCCGACGGCCTGATCTACCCGACCTGGGAATCCCCCGGTCCGATCGAGCCGGACCCGTATCTGGCGTCCTACCCGTGGGCCGCCGGACTCTCCGGCTGA
- the helR gene encoding RNA polymerase recycling motor ATPase HelR, translated as MTNPEYEDELRSERSYTADLYTRLDAERAAAKIRYRAALRGDIDAQDGGTLVHRDAEVRALTGRIQRLDVADEGLCFGRLDAASGERLYIGRIGLFDDTDSYEPLLLDWRAPAARAFYVATAANPEGMRRRRQFQTRGRQIIDFTDEALGRPDGSEQPGRRGGMGDAALLAAVNAPRGPGMRDIVATIQSEQDEIIRLEHPGVLVIEGGPGTGKTVVALHRVAYLLYTQRERMERHGVLVVGPNPAFLDHVGRVLPSLGESNVVFMTPGDLVPGLRVTAEDAPETARIKGSRAILDVLAAVIADRQRVPDEPLPIELTDTAVRIDAETAQWAIEEARGSGLPHNEARAVFIDVVTWVLTERAIAKIGRGWLNRDDRAAWEHLRAELLDELADHAGFNAALDALWPSLTPAALLGQLYSSRERLAAAGADPVLWRADGEAWTVSDVPLLDELVDLLGRDKEAEHAAQAAERERQEEAAYAAGVLDLMTAREDMMDDEDHLMAQDVIAAEDLADRFLERDTRELAERAAADRDWTYRHVVVDEAQELSEMDWRVLMRRCPGRSFTVVGDLAQRRSAAGATAWAHMLDPYVPGRWVYRPLTVNYRTPAEIMAVAARLLAEFAPGVRAPESVRSTGVQPWSRRVDDDVELVAAIEEFVAAEAGRDGTSVVIGPPDVPGAVAPSDTKGLEYDAVLVVEPERIIADGPRGAAELYVALTRATQRLGVLHRGPLPAALADLPAAADHHFES; from the coding sequence ATGACCAACCCAGAGTACGAAGACGAATTGCGGTCCGAGCGCAGCTACACCGCCGACCTCTACACCCGACTGGACGCCGAACGGGCAGCGGCGAAGATCCGCTACCGAGCGGCGCTGCGCGGGGACATCGACGCCCAGGACGGCGGCACGCTGGTTCATCGCGACGCCGAGGTTCGGGCACTCACCGGGCGGATTCAGCGCCTGGACGTCGCCGATGAGGGGCTGTGCTTCGGCCGGCTGGACGCCGCCTCGGGCGAACGCCTCTACATCGGCCGGATCGGCCTGTTCGACGACACCGACTCCTATGAACCGCTGCTGCTGGACTGGCGGGCGCCCGCGGCGCGGGCGTTCTACGTCGCCACCGCCGCGAACCCGGAGGGCATGCGTCGGCGCCGTCAGTTCCAGACCCGCGGACGCCAGATCATCGACTTCACCGATGAGGCGCTCGGCCGCCCCGACGGCTCTGAGCAGCCCGGACGGCGCGGCGGGATGGGCGACGCGGCCCTGCTGGCCGCGGTCAACGCCCCCCGCGGTCCGGGGATGCGCGACATCGTCGCCACGATCCAGTCCGAACAGGACGAGATCATCCGGCTGGAGCACCCGGGCGTGCTGGTCATCGAGGGCGGACCGGGCACGGGAAAGACCGTGGTCGCCCTGCACCGCGTGGCGTACCTGCTCTACACCCAACGGGAACGCATGGAACGCCACGGCGTGCTGGTCGTGGGTCCGAACCCGGCGTTCCTGGACCACGTCGGCCGCGTGCTGCCGTCGCTGGGTGAGTCCAACGTCGTGTTCATGACACCCGGCGACCTGGTGCCGGGACTGCGAGTGACCGCCGAGGACGCGCCGGAGACCGCCCGGATCAAGGGGTCACGCGCCATCCTGGACGTGCTGGCGGCGGTGATCGCCGATCGCCAGCGGGTGCCGGACGAACCGTTGCCGATCGAGTTGACCGACACCGCGGTGCGCATCGACGCCGAAACCGCCCAATGGGCCATCGAGGAGGCCCGCGGCAGCGGCCTGCCGCACAACGAGGCCCGCGCGGTGTTCATCGACGTCGTGACCTGGGTGCTCACCGAACGCGCCATCGCCAAGATCGGCCGGGGTTGGTTGAACCGGGACGACCGCGCGGCATGGGAGCATCTGCGGGCCGAACTGCTCGACGAACTCGCCGACCACGCCGGGTTCAACGCCGCCCTCGATGCGCTGTGGCCGTCGTTGACGCCGGCCGCGCTGCTGGGGCAGCTCTACAGCTCGCGGGAGCGGCTTGCCGCTGCGGGGGCCGACCCCGTGCTGTGGCGCGCCGACGGCGAGGCCTGGACGGTGTCGGACGTGCCGCTGCTCGACGAGCTCGTCGACCTGCTGGGACGCGACAAGGAAGCCGAACACGCGGCGCAGGCCGCCGAGCGGGAACGCCAGGAGGAGGCCGCGTACGCCGCGGGCGTGCTGGACCTGATGACCGCCCGCGAGGACATGATGGACGACGAGGACCACCTGATGGCCCAGGATGTCATCGCCGCCGAGGACCTCGCGGACCGTTTCCTCGAGCGCGACACCCGGGAGCTGGCCGAACGCGCGGCCGCCGACCGCGACTGGACCTACCGGCACGTGGTCGTCGACGAGGCCCAGGAGCTGTCCGAGATGGACTGGCGGGTGCTGATGCGGCGCTGTCCGGGCCGCTCCTTCACCGTGGTGGGCGACCTGGCGCAGCGCCGGTCGGCGGCCGGGGCCACCGCGTGGGCGCACATGCTCGACCCGTACGTGCCCGGCCGCTGGGTGTACCGCCCGCTGACCGTCAACTACCGCACCCCGGCGGAGATCATGGCGGTGGCCGCCCGGCTGCTCGCGGAGTTCGCGCCCGGGGTGCGCGCACCCGAGTCGGTCCGGTCGACCGGCGTCCAACCGTGGTCGCGGCGGGTCGACGACGACGTCGAACTGGTGGCCGCCATCGAGGAGTTCGTGGCCGCCGAAGCCGGCCGAGACGGCACCAGTGTCGTCATCGGACCGCCGGACGTGCCCGGCGCGGTCGCGCCGTCGGACACCAAGGGACTGGAATACGACGCCGTACTGGTGGTGGAACCGGAACGCATCATCGCCGACGGCCCGCGCGGGGCGGCCGAGCTCTACGTCGCGCTCACCCGCGCCACCCAGCGCCTGGGCGTGCTGCACCGCGGTCCGTTGCCGGCGGCGCTGGCCGATCTACCCGCAGCGGCGGATCACCACTTCGAGAGCTGA
- a CDS encoding ketosteroid isomerase family protein — translation MTDTSTDISPALAASQASWRAVHTGDREAWLALMADDVLIEDPIGQAPTNADGTGVRGKENVYTFYDNTIGKATTRRITCEETFPSSSPQEIAHILNLHFEFEGGFTSDVRGIFTYRVNDAGLLTNLRGYWNMDAMKFGQVEPD, via the coding sequence ATGACCGACACCAGCACCGACATCTCCCCCGCGTTGGCGGCGTCCCAGGCGTCGTGGCGAGCCGTGCACACGGGCGACCGTGAGGCGTGGCTGGCGCTGATGGCCGACGACGTCCTCATCGAGGACCCGATCGGGCAGGCCCCCACCAACGCCGACGGCACGGGCGTGCGCGGCAAGGAGAACGTCTACACGTTCTACGACAACACCATCGGCAAGGCCACGACGCGCCGCATCACCTGCGAGGAGACCTTTCCCTCGAGTTCCCCGCAGGAGATCGCCCACATCCTGAACCTGCACTTCGAGTTCGAGGGCGGGTTCACCAGCGACGTCCGCGGGATCTTCACCTACCGGGTGAACGACGCCGGGCTGCTGACGAACCTGCGCGGGTACTGGAACATGGATGCCATGAAATTCGGTCAGGTCGAACCGGACTGA
- a CDS encoding hemerythrin domain-containing protein, whose product MCQYCGCRDIPLLRDYIAEHERVINLGGAAIRALDDGDYHRARTELAAMAEELRSHWRGEEAGLFAVMSRDALFREHITPLIQEHRELGALLDTVDLDIADDRDRVRVAFEELYEHIAKEEDGLFPAALTSLDGEDWDTAIAAWKQAHPRL is encoded by the coding sequence GTGTGCCAGTACTGCGGATGCCGCGACATTCCGCTGCTGCGGGACTACATCGCCGAGCACGAGCGCGTCATCAACCTCGGTGGCGCGGCCATCAGGGCCCTCGACGACGGCGACTACCATCGAGCACGAACCGAACTGGCCGCCATGGCCGAGGAGTTGCGGTCCCACTGGCGCGGTGAGGAGGCCGGCCTGTTCGCGGTGATGAGTCGCGACGCGTTGTTCCGCGAACACATCACCCCGCTGATCCAGGAGCATCGGGAACTCGGGGCCCTGCTCGACACCGTGGACCTGGACATCGCCGACGACCGGGACCGGGTGCGGGTGGCGTTCGAGGAACTCTACGAACACATCGCCAAGGAAGAGGACGGGCTGTTCCCGGCGGCGTTGACCTCCCTCGACGGTGAGGACTGGGACACCGCGATCGCGGCCTGGAAGCAAGCCCACCCGAGGCTGTGA